The following coding sequences are from one Lysinibacillus sp. FSL W8-0992 window:
- a CDS encoding anti-sigma-F factor Fin — protein sequence MAIRYRCRHCEVEIGTLPFDADDTIRKLHIFELGEADDYVEKDQHGQTTVHCICEQCEDSLRQYPDYHALNKWIQ from the coding sequence ATGGCAATTCGCTACCGTTGTAGGCATTGTGAAGTAGAAATAGGAACACTACCATTTGATGCAGATGATACAATTCGAAAGTTGCATATTTTCGAATTAGGTGAGGCAGATGATTATGTTGAAAAGGATCAACATGGGCAAACGACTGTACACTGCATTTGTGAGCAATGTGAGGATTCGCTTAGACAATATCCAGATTATCACGCACTCAATAAATGGATTCAATAA
- the pth gene encoding aminoacyl-tRNA hydrolase, with product MKIIVGLGNPGKPYEHTRHNIGFDVIDALAKKWDAPLATSKFNGMYATVHRPEGKVLLVKPLTYMNLSGECVRPLMDYFDIDVKDLIVIYDDLDLETGKLRLRQKGSAGGHNGIKSLIQHLGTQEFNRIRIGVSRPPAGMKVADYVLSKFSKEDNIVMADAIDNSVNAIEASLSKPFLDVMSQFNGA from the coding sequence ATGAAAATTATCGTTGGTTTAGGAAATCCAGGTAAACCTTATGAGCATACAAGACATAATATTGGGTTTGATGTAATTGATGCATTAGCTAAAAAGTGGGATGCACCGTTAGCAACTTCAAAATTCAATGGCATGTATGCAACAGTACATCGTCCTGAAGGCAAGGTTCTACTTGTTAAGCCTTTAACATATATGAACTTATCAGGTGAATGCGTTAGACCTCTCATGGACTATTTTGATATTGATGTAAAAGATTTAATTGTAATCTATGATGATTTAGATTTAGAAACAGGAAAATTGCGTTTGCGTCAAAAAGGTAGTGCGGGTGGACATAACGGCATTAAATCTTTGATTCAACATTTAGGAACACAGGAATTTAATCGAATTCGTATTGGTGTGAGTCGTCCACCGGCTGGCATGAAGGTAGCGGATTATGTGCTATCAAAGTTTTCTAAAGAAGACAATATTGTTATGGCAGATGCTATTGATAATAGTGTTAATGCAATAGAAGCGTCTCTTTCAAAACCATTTCTTGATGTGATGAGCCAATTTAACGGTGCATAA
- a CDS encoding 50S ribosomal protein L25/general stress protein Ctc produces MSTVLSVNKREAGHRSTLTQLRKGGAIPAVIYGYKLDSTPISISAKEFRQFVQKNGRNGVIPVELDGERVNVVVSEVQRCTLKDEVNHVDFLAINMSEELEVDVAVTLVGESAGVGEGGILMQPNLEVKIKVKPTDIPETLEIDITKLAIGETIMVADIRDHVDFEIVNEDDHILVTIMAPTVSADDTEVEESVES; encoded by the coding sequence ATGAGTACAGTCTTAAGTGTAAATAAGCGCGAAGCTGGGCATCGTTCGACATTAACCCAACTTAGAAAAGGGGGAGCCATTCCTGCAGTTATTTATGGCTACAAACTAGATTCAACCCCAATTTCTATTTCAGCGAAAGAATTTAGACAGTTTGTTCAAAAGAACGGGCGTAATGGTGTCATTCCGGTGGAGTTAGATGGTGAAAGGGTAAATGTCGTTGTATCAGAAGTACAAAGATGTACACTGAAAGATGAAGTGAATCATGTAGATTTTTTAGCAATTAATATGTCTGAAGAATTAGAAGTAGACGTAGCGGTAACACTTGTTGGAGAATCAGCTGGTGTAGGCGAAGGTGGCATTTTAATGCAGCCGAATTTGGAAGTTAAAATAAAAGTTAAACCTACTGATATTCCAGAAACATTAGAAATTGATATTACGAAACTAGCAATTGGAGAAACAATTATGGTAGCGGATATTCGCGATCATGTAGATTTTGAAATTGTGAACGAAGATGATCATATTTTAGTAACAATTATGGCGCCAACAGTTTCTGCAGACGATACTGAAGTTGAAGAAAGCGTTGAGTCATAA
- a CDS encoding ribose-phosphate diphosphokinase, whose translation MPYQYANSQLKIFSLNSNNPLAQEIAQEMGVELGKSSVKHFSDGEIQISIEESIRGCDVFIVQSTSAPVNEHLMELLIMVDAVKRASARTVNVVMPYYGYARQDRKAKAREPITAKLVANLLETAGATRVIVLDLHAPQIQGFFDILIDHLMAVPLLSDYFKSKGIPSEEIVIVSPDHGGVTRARKMAERLKAPIAIIDKRRPKPNVAEVMNIVGNVDGKVAILIDDIIDTAGTITIGADALRAAGAKEVYACCSHPVLSGPAIERIENSAIKELVVTNTIQLSEEKKSPKITELSVAKLMADAISRVYENKSVSTLFD comes from the coding sequence ATGCCGTATCAATATGCAAACTCACAATTAAAAATATTTTCACTCAATTCTAATAACCCACTAGCCCAAGAAATTGCGCAAGAAATGGGAGTTGAATTAGGGAAATCTTCAGTTAAGCACTTTAGCGATGGAGAGATTCAAATTAGTATTGAAGAAAGTATTCGTGGTTGTGATGTGTTTATCGTGCAGTCTACTTCTGCACCTGTAAACGAACATTTAATGGAGCTTTTAATTATGGTAGATGCTGTGAAACGCGCATCTGCTCGTACAGTTAACGTTGTAATGCCTTATTATGGTTATGCTCGTCAAGACCGTAAAGCAAAAGCGCGTGAGCCAATTACAGCTAAATTAGTGGCAAACTTACTTGAAACGGCTGGTGCAACACGTGTTATCGTTTTAGACTTACACGCACCACAAATCCAAGGTTTCTTCGATATTTTAATTGACCACTTAATGGCGGTACCTTTACTTTCTGATTACTTCAAATCTAAAGGTATTCCTTCTGAGGAAATCGTAATTGTTTCACCTGACCACGGTGGAGTAACGCGTGCGCGTAAAATGGCAGAACGTTTAAAAGCACCGATTGCAATTATTGACAAACGCCGTCCAAAACCAAATGTTGCGGAAGTGATGAATATCGTTGGTAATGTTGATGGTAAAGTGGCAATCTTGATTGATGATATTATCGATACTGCAGGTACAATTACAATTGGCGCTGACGCTTTACGTGCTGCCGGTGCAAAAGAAGTATATGCTTGCTGCTCACACCCAGTACTATCAGGTCCAGCAATCGAGCGTATTGAAAACTCTGCGATTAAAGAATTAGTAGTAACAAATACAATTCAACTTTCTGAAGAGAAAAAATCACCAAAAATTACAGAGCTTTCAGTAGCTAAATTAATGGCAGATGCAATTTCTCGTGTATACGAAAACAAATCAGTAAGTACTTTATTCGATTAA
- the glmU gene encoding bifunctional UDP-N-acetylglucosamine diphosphorylase/glucosamine-1-phosphate N-acetyltransferase GlmU: MSNIFAVILAAGQGTRMKSKLYKVLHPVCGKPMVQHVVDHIQTLDVNRIVTVVGHGAEKVKQQLGDKSEYVLQAEQLGTAHAVQQAESILGSEQGTTLVVCGDTPLIRPETMKALFEHHQAKNAKATILTAVAENPTGYGRILRGDGGQVEQIVEQKDASEEQQRVKEINTGTYCFDNKALFETLKLVKNDNAQGEFYLPDVIEILQKQGDIVEAYVTDDFEETLGVNDRVALSQAEELMRARINERHMRNGVTIINPNATYISSDAVIGRDTVIQPGSMIEGATVIGEDCLIGPNTQIIDSRIGDRTSVHSSVVRESTVAEDTAIGPFAHIRPLSDIGSHVKIGNFVEVKKSKLGNDTKVSHLSYIGDAEIGNNVNVGCGSITVNYDGKNKFQTIIEDDVFVGCNTNLVAPVKVGKGSFIAAGSTITKEVPEDALAIARARQENKPNYVSKLNSK, translated from the coding sequence ATGAGCAATATTTTTGCTGTCATTTTGGCTGCAGGTCAAGGTACACGTATGAAGTCCAAATTATATAAAGTGCTCCATCCAGTATGTGGGAAACCCATGGTACAGCATGTAGTGGATCACATTCAAACGTTAGATGTGAACCGCATCGTAACGGTTGTAGGACATGGTGCAGAAAAAGTAAAACAACAACTTGGAGATAAGAGCGAGTATGTTTTACAAGCTGAACAATTAGGTACAGCACATGCAGTACAACAAGCAGAGTCAATTTTAGGTAGCGAACAAGGAACAACATTAGTTGTTTGCGGTGATACGCCACTTATTCGCCCTGAAACGATGAAAGCTTTATTTGAGCATCATCAAGCAAAAAATGCAAAAGCAACAATTTTAACAGCTGTTGCAGAAAATCCAACTGGCTATGGTCGTATTTTACGTGGCGATGGTGGACAGGTGGAGCAAATTGTTGAACAAAAAGATGCAAGTGAAGAGCAGCAACGAGTAAAAGAAATTAATACTGGGACATATTGCTTCGATAATAAAGCATTATTTGAAACGTTAAAACTTGTGAAAAATGATAATGCACAGGGTGAGTTTTATTTACCTGATGTAATTGAAATTTTACAAAAACAAGGCGATATCGTTGAAGCTTATGTAACGGATGATTTTGAAGAAACACTCGGTGTGAATGACCGTGTGGCATTGTCACAAGCGGAAGAGTTAATGCGTGCGCGTATTAATGAGCGTCATATGCGTAATGGCGTGACAATCATTAACCCAAATGCTACGTACATTAGCTCAGATGCAGTAATTGGTCGTGATACAGTGATTCAACCAGGCTCTATGATTGAAGGAGCAACTGTAATTGGAGAAGATTGTTTAATCGGTCCAAATACACAAATTATCGATAGCCGTATTGGTGACCGTACTTCTGTGCATTCATCTGTTGTACGAGAAAGCACTGTAGCGGAAGATACAGCAATTGGACCGTTTGCACATATTCGTCCACTTTCTGATATCGGTAGCCATGTTAAAATCGGTAACTTTGTAGAAGTGAAGAAAAGTAAATTAGGTAACGACACAAAGGTATCTCATTTAAGCTATATTGGAGATGCTGAAATAGGTAATAACGTCAATGTTGGCTGTGGTTCTATTACAGTAAACTATGATGGGAAGAACAAGTTCCAAACAATTATTGAAGATGATGTATTTGTAGGATGTAATACTAACTTAGTAGCGCCAGTGAAAGTTGGAAAAGGTTCATTTATTGCAGCAGGATCTACAATTACAAAAGAAGTTCCTGAGGATGCACTAGCAATTGCGCGTGCAAGACAAGAAAACAAACCGAATTATGTAAGCAAATTAAATTCAAAATAA
- the spoVG gene encoding septation regulator SpoVG codes for MEVTDVRLRHVQTDGRMRAIASITLDNEFVVHDIRVIDGNTGLFVAMPSKRTPDGEFRDIAHPINSTTRNKIQEIILNAYHNSSNVPESEQAAELEGIGV; via the coding sequence ATGGAAGTTACTGATGTAAGATTACGTCATGTACAAACGGATGGTCGCATGCGTGCGATTGCTTCCATTACACTCGACAATGAGTTTGTGGTACATGATATCCGCGTTATTGATGGGAATACAGGCTTATTCGTCGCTATGCCGAGTAAACGAACACCAGATGGCGAATTTAGAGATATTGCGCATCCTATCAACTCAACGACACGTAACAAAATTCAAGAGATTATTTTAAACGCTTATCATAACTCTAGCAATGTGCCAGAGTCGGAACAAGCAGCAGAATTAGAAGGAATTGGCGTATAG
- a CDS encoding RidA family protein, with product MNVVSTTNAPAAIGPYAQGMIVNGMFYSSGQIPLTAAGELVEGDIVAQTHQVFANLKAVLEAAGSSLDNVVKTTVFMKDMNDFVAMNEVYASHFGEHKPARSAVEVARLPKDVKVEIEVIAIVK from the coding sequence ATGAATGTAGTATCTACAACGAATGCACCAGCAGCAATTGGACCGTATGCACAAGGAATGATCGTTAATGGGATGTTTTATAGTTCAGGTCAAATTCCATTAACGGCAGCAGGCGAATTAGTAGAGGGTGATATTGTCGCTCAAACACACCAAGTATTTGCTAATTTAAAGGCAGTACTAGAAGCTGCAGGCTCATCACTAGACAATGTAGTAAAAACAACAGTCTTTATGAAGGATATGAATGACTTTGTAGCTATGAATGAAGTATATGCAAGTCATTTTGGAGAGCATAAACCAGCTCGTTCAGCAGTGGAAGTAGCACGCTTACCAAAAGATGTGAAAGTAGAAATAGAAGTTATCGCAATCGTAAAATAA
- the purR gene encoding pur operon repressor — protein sequence MKWKRSERLVDMTYYLLEHPHQLIPLTYFSELYQSAKSSISEDLTIVKETFEEKGIGLLITVPGAAGGVKYIPKMSEEEVRLVIQDLKAELEHSDRLLPGGYLFMTDLLGNPDLINRVGKVFASAFADQQIDVIMTVATKGISIAHAIARHLNVPVVVVRRDSKVTEGSTVSINYVSGSSRRIQTMVLSKRSMKSGQRVLITDDFMKVGGTMNGMKNLLEEFDCQLAGIAVLVEAEHADETLVDDYYSLVKLHEVNEKDRTIALSEGNYFTKREK from the coding sequence ATGAAATGGAAGCGTAGTGAACGACTAGTTGATATGACGTACTATTTACTAGAACATCCACATCAGCTGATCCCGCTAACTTATTTTTCAGAATTATATCAATCCGCAAAGTCTTCGATCAGTGAAGATTTAACGATTGTTAAAGAAACTTTCGAAGAAAAAGGAATCGGGTTATTGATAACAGTGCCAGGAGCAGCAGGTGGTGTGAAGTATATTCCTAAAATGTCCGAAGAGGAAGTTCGTTTAGTCATCCAGGATTTAAAAGCTGAGCTTGAACATTCAGATCGTTTGTTACCTGGTGGCTATTTATTTATGACGGATTTATTGGGCAATCCAGATTTAATTAATCGAGTTGGGAAGGTTTTTGCATCTGCATTTGCTGACCAGCAAATCGATGTTATTATGACAGTAGCAACAAAGGGGATATCTATTGCCCATGCCATTGCAAGGCATTTAAATGTTCCAGTTGTTGTCGTTCGTAGAGATAGCAAAGTAACAGAAGGCTCTACAGTTAGTATAAACTATGTATCTGGTTCTTCTCGAAGAATTCAGACAATGGTATTATCTAAAAGAAGCATGAAGAGTGGACAGCGTGTACTTATTACCGATGACTTTATGAAAGTCGGTGGTACGATGAATGGCATGAAGAATCTATTAGAAGAGTTTGACTGTCAATTAGCAGGCATCGCTGTGCTAGTTGAGGCAGAGCATGCAGACGAAACTTTAGTAGATGATTACTATTCACTTGTAAAGCTTCATGAGGTCAATGAAAAAGATCGTACGATTGCATTAAGTGAAGGCAATTATTTTACAAAAAGGGAGAAATGA
- the ispE gene encoding 4-(cytidine 5'-diphospho)-2-C-methyl-D-erythritol kinase, producing the protein MLYVKAPAKINLTLDVLYKRPDNYHEVEMVMTTVDLADRISLESREDGVIEIISTDNFVPNDHRNFAYQAARLIKDTYGIRQGVSITIEKEIPIAAGLAGGSSDAAATLKGLNELWNLKLSIDELAELGAKIGSDVSFCVYGGTALATGRGEKIQELPAPPSCWVVLAKPKIGVSTAEVYGGLKVEGLEHPNTKQMIQAIETESYELLCASLGNVLETVTFKLHPEVIMLKEQMKRFGADATLMSGSGPTVFGLVDTEARVSRIYNGLRGFCEEVYAVRILGERNTLA; encoded by the coding sequence ATGCTTTATGTAAAGGCGCCTGCAAAAATTAATTTAACATTAGATGTTCTTTATAAACGACCAGATAATTATCACGAAGTGGAGATGGTCATGACGACTGTCGATTTGGCAGATCGCATTAGCTTAGAATCTCGAGAAGATGGAGTAATTGAAATTATTTCAACGGATAATTTCGTACCAAATGATCACCGCAATTTTGCTTATCAAGCAGCGCGTCTTATAAAAGATACATACGGCATTAGACAAGGTGTATCCATTACAATTGAAAAAGAAATACCGATTGCAGCAGGTCTTGCAGGAGGCAGTAGCGATGCAGCGGCAACGCTAAAAGGTTTAAATGAGCTTTGGAATTTAAAACTATCAATAGACGAGCTAGCGGAGCTTGGTGCTAAAATCGGTTCAGACGTTTCTTTTTGTGTATACGGAGGTACTGCACTAGCAACTGGGCGAGGGGAGAAAATTCAGGAATTACCTGCACCGCCAAGTTGTTGGGTCGTGTTAGCTAAGCCTAAAATTGGGGTGTCAACAGCAGAAGTATATGGTGGCTTAAAGGTTGAAGGGCTTGAGCATCCTAATACAAAGCAAATGATCCAAGCAATTGAAACAGAAAGTTATGAGCTACTATGTGCATCTTTAGGAAATGTTTTGGAAACTGTAACATTTAAGCTACATCCTGAAGTTATTATGTTAAAAGAACAGATGAAACGTTTTGGCGCAGATGCGACGTTAATGAGCGGAAGCGGTCCAACGGTCTTTGGTCTCGTGGATACTGAGGCGAGAGTGAGCAGAATTTACAATGGCTTACGAGGTTTTTGTGAAGAAGTATATGCTGTGCGCATATTAGGGGAGCGTAATACGCTTGCTTAA
- a CDS encoding small, acid-soluble spore protein, alpha/beta type: MPRKGIMSPRLKEEIAKELGFYDVVQKEGWGGIKARDAGNMVKRAIEMAERASSEQERK; this comes from the coding sequence ATGCCTAGAAAGGGAATCATGTCACCTCGTTTAAAAGAAGAGATCGCCAAAGAACTTGGATTTTATGATGTTGTGCAAAAAGAAGGTTGGGGCGGAATCAAAGCTCGAGATGCTGGTAACATGGTGAAACGTGCCATTGAGATGGCAGAAAGAGCAAGCAGTGAGCAAGAGCGTAAGTAG
- the veg gene encoding biofilm formation stimulator Veg, which translates to MPKTLADIKKSLDCHLGKRLQLKANGGRKKTVECAGILRETYRAIFVVELDQEDNTCKRVSYSYTDILTEAVEITFLDEAQAAVAK; encoded by the coding sequence ATGCCAAAAACTTTAGCGGACATTAAAAAGTCGTTGGATTGTCATTTGGGTAAACGTTTGCAGTTAAAAGCAAACGGAGGTCGCAAGAAAACGGTCGAGTGTGCAGGGATATTGCGTGAAACATATCGCGCAATTTTTGTAGTTGAACTTGATCAAGAAGACAATACGTGCAAACGCGTATCGTATAGCTACACAGATATTTTAACTGAGGCAGTAGAGATTACATTTTTAGACGAAGCACAGGCTGCTGTCGCGAAATAG
- the rsmA gene encoding 16S rRNA (adenine(1518)-N(6)/adenine(1519)-N(6))-dimethyltransferase RsmA, which yields MHKDIATPIRTQEILKKYGFSFKKSLGQNFLIDPNILRNIVSHANLTENSGAIEVGPGIGALTEHLARSAKKVVSFEIDQRLLPVLADTLSPYNNVSIVHSDILKADVAKVIEEEMPGIEDIMVVANLPYYVTTPILMKLLNDRLPIRGFVVMMQKEVADRITAKPGTKEYGSLSIAIQYYVKAEIAMTVPKTVFMPQPNVDSAVIRLIKHNEPPVNVIDEDFLFVVTRASFVQRRKTILNNLQSGLPNGKANKEKIIEALESVNIDPTRRGETLSIQEFGKLADALYPTFAK from the coding sequence ATGCATAAGGATATTGCAACACCGATTCGAACACAGGAAATTTTGAAGAAATATGGATTTTCGTTTAAAAAAAGTTTAGGACAAAATTTTTTAATCGATCCAAATATTTTAAGAAACATCGTTAGTCATGCAAATTTAACGGAAAATAGTGGCGCAATTGAAGTAGGACCAGGCATTGGTGCATTAACAGAGCATCTAGCACGCAGCGCAAAAAAGGTCGTATCGTTTGAAATAGATCAGCGCTTATTACCAGTACTAGCAGATACGTTAAGTCCATATAATAACGTGTCTATCGTTCATTCTGATATTTTAAAGGCTGATGTGGCGAAGGTCATTGAGGAAGAAATGCCAGGCATTGAAGATATTATGGTTGTAGCTAATTTGCCTTATTATGTTACAACGCCTATTTTAATGAAATTGCTAAATGATCGTTTACCAATACGTGGATTTGTTGTGATGATGCAGAAGGAAGTCGCTGATCGCATTACAGCAAAACCTGGAACAAAAGAATATGGTTCACTATCTATTGCAATTCAGTATTATGTAAAGGCTGAAATTGCTATGACTGTGCCGAAAACTGTATTTATGCCACAACCAAATGTAGATTCAGCAGTTATTCGCCTTATTAAGCATAATGAGCCACCGGTAAATGTTATTGACGAGGATTTCCTTTTCGTAGTAACACGTGCTTCATTTGTACAGCGCCGTAAAACAATTTTAAATAATTTACAATCGGGTCTACCAAATGGTAAAGCAAATAAAGAAAAAATAATTGAAGCTTTAGAATCTGTGAATATTGACCCAACTCGTCGTGGTGAGACGTTGTCAATTCAAGAGTTTGGAAAGTTAGCGGATGCCTTATACCCAACCTTTGCAAAGTGA
- the rnmV gene encoding ribonuclease M5, translated as MQIQEVIVVEGKDDTTAIKRAVQADTIETNGSAISEETLKRIQHAQDKRGVIVFTDPDYPGRRIRAIIEQHVQGVKHAFLPKSKTIAKNGKGLGIEHAADEDIREALSLVYTPNSTEPIADDITLEDLMTARLIGHPSAKSRRDRLGEILNIGATNGKQLHKRLKMFQITELQFGAAVAQVDQEENNA; from the coding sequence TTGCAAATACAAGAAGTGATTGTCGTTGAAGGAAAAGATGATACAACCGCCATTAAGCGAGCTGTTCAGGCAGATACGATTGAAACGAATGGATCTGCCATTTCAGAAGAGACGCTTAAACGTATTCAGCATGCACAGGATAAACGAGGTGTCATAGTGTTCACAGACCCTGATTACCCAGGACGCAGAATTCGAGCAATTATTGAACAACACGTACAAGGTGTTAAACATGCCTTTTTACCGAAATCCAAAACAATTGCGAAGAATGGTAAAGGTTTAGGTATTGAGCATGCGGCAGATGAGGATATTCGTGAGGCGTTAAGTCTTGTTTATACGCCAAATAGCACTGAGCCCATTGCTGATGATATTACACTAGAAGATTTAATGACTGCTCGCTTAATTGGTCATCCATCGGCGAAAAGCCGCCGAGATCGTCTAGGAGAAATTTTAAATATAGGTGCAACAAATGGTAAACAACTTCATAAAAGATTGAAAATGTTTCAAATAACAGAACTGCAATTTGGTGCAGCTGTCGCACAGGTAGATCAGGAGGAAAATAATGCATAA
- a CDS encoding ubiquitin-like domain-containing protein yields MSNNSMKNLFLGSLRSKQTVIRIVSLVLFVSVISFVLFQGTKKTVTLSANGEAIEVATHAKTVEELLQNQNIDVAAHDKISPSLNAKIVNGLAITWEQAKEVTISVDGNQSKVWTTEKLVKNILKEANIEVSEHDTLKQSLDTEVGADNKIDIQKAFQLTLVDGLENRQVWSTSTTVANFLKQQGIQLNEFDRVENNLEDVITPESKIAVVRVEKVIDVVEDSLDFAIEKKQDASLLKGKQKVVTTGEKGKISRTYEVVKENGKIVAKNLQSEKVINEPKKQVVAVGTKQLVASTTTVSRGSAEPSSGKEFYVTATAYTPYCKGCSGTSATGINLRSDSGLKVIAVDPSVIKLGSKVWVEGYGTAIAGDTGGSIKGNKIDILVQSDAQARNWGRKKVRIKVLN; encoded by the coding sequence ATGTCAAATAATTCCATGAAAAACTTGTTCTTAGGATCATTGAGGAGTAAGCAAACAGTGATAAGAATTGTTTCACTTGTCCTGTTTGTATCAGTAATTTCATTCGTACTTTTCCAAGGTACTAAAAAAACCGTAACGCTTAGCGCTAACGGGGAAGCAATTGAAGTAGCAACACATGCCAAAACTGTAGAAGAACTATTACAAAATCAAAATATAGACGTAGCAGCGCATGATAAAATATCACCCTCTCTGAATGCCAAAATTGTTAATGGATTAGCAATTACTTGGGAACAGGCAAAAGAAGTAACAATTTCAGTTGATGGAAATCAGTCAAAAGTTTGGACAACTGAAAAACTAGTGAAGAACATTTTGAAGGAAGCAAATATCGAAGTATCAGAGCATGATACATTAAAGCAGAGCTTGGATACAGAAGTAGGAGCAGATAACAAAATCGATATTCAAAAAGCGTTTCAGTTAACGCTTGTCGATGGTTTAGAAAATAGACAAGTTTGGTCCACTTCGACTACGGTCGCTAACTTTTTAAAACAACAGGGAATTCAGCTAAATGAATTCGATCGTGTCGAGAATAACCTGGAGGACGTTATCACTCCAGAGAGTAAAATCGCAGTAGTTCGCGTAGAAAAGGTTATCGATGTAGTGGAAGACTCATTAGATTTCGCAATTGAAAAGAAGCAGGATGCTTCTTTGCTAAAAGGAAAACAAAAAGTAGTAACTACGGGCGAGAAGGGTAAAATTTCTCGAACGTATGAAGTCGTTAAAGAAAACGGCAAAATTGTCGCGAAAAATTTACAATCTGAAAAAGTCATAAATGAGCCAAAGAAACAAGTAGTTGCCGTTGGTACTAAACAATTAGTAGCAAGCACTACAACTGTGTCTCGTGGTTCAGCGGAGCCATCTAGTGGGAAAGAGTTTTATGTAACTGCAACCGCTTATACACCTTACTGTAAGGGTTGTTCAGGAACATCAGCTACTGGCATTAACTTACGTTCAGATTCTGGCTTAAAGGTAATTGCAGTAGATCCATCTGTTATTAAACTAGGCTCAAAAGTTTGGGTTGAAGGCTATGGAACAGCGATTGCTGGGGATACTGGTGGGTCAATTAAGGGTAATAAGATCGACATACTAGTACAATCAGATGCACAAGCTCGTAATTGGGGACGCAAGAAAGTGCGCATTAAAGTATTAAATTAA
- a CDS encoding TatD family hydrolase, translating into MFIDTHVHLNAEQYQEDLQEVIDRALEAKVETMVVVGFDRKTIEKTMELVEQYDFIYGVIGWHPVDAIDCTEEDLKWIEELAAHPKIVGIGETGLDYYWDKSPKDIQQALFRKQIHLAQKVNLPIIIHNREATADVVNILREENAATVGGVMHCYSGSVETARQCIGMNFMISLGGPVTFKNARMPKEVAMEIPLEHLMIETDAPYLAPHPYRGKRNEPALVPLVAEEIARLREISIEEVAQVTTANAKKFFRIDD; encoded by the coding sequence ATGTTTATCGATACACATGTACATTTGAATGCAGAGCAGTATCAAGAAGACTTACAAGAAGTCATTGATCGAGCTCTTGAAGCAAAAGTTGAAACTATGGTAGTTGTAGGATTTGATCGTAAAACGATTGAAAAAACAATGGAATTAGTAGAGCAATATGATTTTATTTATGGTGTTATTGGTTGGCATCCAGTAGATGCCATTGATTGTACTGAAGAGGATTTAAAATGGATCGAAGAATTGGCAGCACATCCTAAAATCGTCGGAATTGGCGAAACAGGATTAGACTATTATTGGGATAAATCACCAAAAGATATTCAACAAGCCCTTTTTCGCAAGCAAATTCATTTAGCGCAAAAAGTAAATTTACCAATTATTATTCATAACAGAGAGGCGACAGCAGATGTAGTCAACATTTTGCGCGAAGAAAACGCAGCTACTGTTGGAGGCGTAATGCATTGTTATAGCGGAAGTGTAGAAACTGCCCGTCAATGCATTGGAATGAATTTTATGATTAGTCTTGGTGGACCAGTGACTTTTAAAAATGCCCGTATGCCGAAGGAAGTCGCTATGGAAATACCTTTAGAGCACTTAATGATTGAAACAGATGCGCCATATTTAGCGCCACATCCATATCGCGGTAAACGTAACGAACCAGCATTGGTGCCGTTAGTTGCAGAGGAAATTGCACGTTTAAGAGAAATATCAATTGAGGAAGTTGCACAAGTAACGACTGCCAATGCAAAAAAATTTTTTAGGATTGACGATTAA